In Amphiura filiformis chromosome 2, Afil_fr2py, whole genome shotgun sequence, one DNA window encodes the following:
- the LOC140146638 gene encoding uncharacterized protein: MDTMHADQEPIEGADDVPTMNSDKEFIIPPTFHDDETHDVPPVAYLEMSSRFGDKQAPSDNTSTLVGAVLVTMFCCTPFGIIAIIKTMTGRINHAYGDEHAANDANRSAKRWIIAGVLFGVLVVVLYCVGLGVYIQQMLDMVQQQQQSTNIDVNDAVGL, translated from the exons ATGGACACAATGCACGCAGACCAGGAGCCTATAGAGGGCGCTGATGATGTACCCACGATGAACTCAGACAAAGAATTTATTATTCCACCCACATTTCACGATGATGAG aCGCATGATGTTCCCCCGGTTGCATATTTGGAGATGTCTAGTAGGTTTGGAGACAAACAGGCGCCGTCAGACAACACAAGTACTCTTGTTGGGGCCGTACTGGTGACTATGTTTTGCTGTACGCCATTTGGAATTATTGCCATCATTAAAACAATGACG GGTCGTATCAATCATGCCTATGGGGACGAACATGCTGCAAATGACGCCAACAGGTCCGCGAAGAGATGGATCATAGCCGGTGTCCTGTTCGGTGTACTGGTAGTTGTTCTCTACTGCGTGGGTTTGGGTGTCTACATTCAGCAAATGCTTGACATGGTGCAGCAGCAACAACAGAGCACCAACATTGACGTCAATGACGCTGTTGGTTTATGA
- the LOC140143301 gene encoding uncharacterized protein, which produces MATFDSPSIVFDSAIDHDKEITYHELLGRGGSGEVYRVTFRGNDAAAKKILRVQESSTEEQLEKQIHFLKALKHPNIIKYYGYVVTPTHDVIITEYAAKGSLYDYLKTQTQLPVELKKRWRIQSALGIRYLQEHGVLHRNIKSPNLLITAEDDLKITDFGIVKDPTSTKSGSGSVRWTAPEMLTESKLSPKVPAKADIFALGIVIWELESCEVPYQDFQRREHIKRAIGKDVRPEIRITCPPALRDLIQRCWDKDGNKRPNIHIVIPRLYDIAMFEKN; this is translated from the coding sequence ATGGCTACGTTCGACTCTCCTTCAATAGTGTTTGATTCAGCAATAGATCATGACAAAGAAATTACGTACCACGAACTCCTTGGACGTGGAGGCAGTGGCGAAGTATATCGGGTAACCTTTCGCGGCAATGACGCTGCAGCGAAAAAAATACTCCGGGTCCAAGAGAGTAGTACAGAGGAACAGCTCGAGAAACAAATCCATTTTTTGAAGGCGCTGAAGCACCCAAACATCATTAAGTATTATGGGTATGTGGTTACTCCCACCCATGATGTAATAATAACAGAATATGCAGCTAAGGGTTCTCTATACGACTATCTTAAGACGCAAACTCAACTTCCCGTGGAACTTAAGAAAAGATGGAGAATCCAGTCAGCACTAGGGATAAGATATCTACAAGAACACGGCGTTCTGCATCGCAATATCAAGTCGCCAAACCTATTGATCACCGCTGAGGATGACTTAAAGATAACAGATTTCGGCATTGTGAAGGATCCGACAAGTACCAAAAGTGGTAGCGGTTCTGTGAGATGGACTGCTCCAGAAATGTTGACAGAGTCTAAGCTGTCACCTAAGGTACCAGCTAAAGCAGATATATTTGCGTTGGGGATTGTGATATGGGAACTGGAATCGTGCGAAGTCCCGTATCAAGACTTCCAACGTCGAGAACATATTAAGAGGGCTATTGGGAAAGATGTACGCCCTGAAATACGGATTACTTGCCCACCCGCTCTTCGTGATTTGATTCAGCGGTGCTGGGACAAAGATGGCAACAAGAGACCCAACATTCATATCGTGATTCCTCGACTTTATGACATCGCGATGTTCGAAAAAAATTAG
- the LOC140146636 gene encoding histamine N-methyltransferase B-like: protein MASKSTQDKGDLKSIFHDPDHYIKSFGVYAQASAKYQVLANWGENVFSEVVAKKLQLNIADGEAFRALGVGVGSGEMDTKMMCKLRDRYPLISNIAVEPAAGQIKLYQDLATKMAVKLNGITTDWRKQGLDEFRRSKVESGDTTKYHFISSIHSLYYVDDLDDSVKWLYDQLEDGGMMMIITVSDNSGFWRLWNRYKLFEDQLLRFCNSEHIREACSKQKIPFTNYKQKSRVDITDSFEEGNVDGQLKVDFLAHVVDFHSTASPALQQELLEYLGGPECSERRDGEVLFDNDWDAVIVTK from the exons ATGGCATCAAAGAGCACACAAGATAAAGGTGACCTCAAAAGCATCTTCCACGACCCAGATCATTACATCAAATCATTCGGAGTTTACGCTCAGGCGTCGGCGAAATACCAAGTGTTGGCAAATTGGGGCGAAAATGTGTTTAGCGAGGTAGTGGCAAAGAAACTACAATTAAATATAGCAGATGGAGAAGCGTTTAGAGCGCTTGGTGTCGGAGTTGGCTCAG GTGAAATGGATACCAAAATGATGTGTAAACTTCGCGACCGTTACCCGCTCATCTCAAACATCGCCGTCGAGCCCGCAGCAGGACAAATTAAACTCTACCAAGACCTAGCAACCAAGATGGCCGTCAAACTCAATGGAATCACCACAGACTGGCGAAAACAGGGGTTAGATGAATTCCGCAGGTCGAAAGTTGAAAGTGGCGACACGACGAAATATCACTTCATCAGTTCAATACATTCTCTGTATTATGTCGATGATTTGGATGACTCTGTGAAGTGGTTGTATGATCAGCTGGAGGATGGTggaatgatgatgattattactGTCTCAG ATAACAGTGGGTTTTGGCGCCTATGGAATCGCTATAAATTATTCGAAGACCAGCTCTTACGTTTCTGCAATTCCGAACACATTCGCGAGGCATGTTCCAAGCAAAAGATTCCATTCACAAACTACAAGCAGAAATCTCGAGTAGACATCACTGACTCTTTTGAAGAAGGGAATGTAGACGGGCAGCTGAAGGTGGATTTTCTCGCGCATGTTGTGGATTTCCACAGTACCGCGAGTCCAGCATTACAACAAGAACTGCTGGAGTATCTCGGCGGGCCTGAGTGTTCTGAACGCAGAGATGGCGAAGTGTTATTCGACAACGATTGGGACGCGGTAATTGTAACAAAGTAG